In Planctomycetia bacterium, one genomic interval encodes:
- a CDS encoding IS5/IS1182 family transposase: protein MAKPILDDQLWALIEPLLPVPKKRRKRYPGRKPISNRQA from the coding sequence ATGGCCAAACCGATTTTGGATGATCAACTCTGGGCATTGATTGAACCATTGTTACCGGTTCCCAAGAAGCGTCGAAAGCGTTATCCGGGCCGTAAGCCGATCAGCAACCGGCAAGC